The DNA sequence CCGGGTGCCGCCACCGGCCAGGGACGCGCCGAGCACGTCGCCGGCGCGCAGGTCGAAGGAGTAGTAGTCGAAGTCGCCGGTGCCGTCGCCCGTGCTGCCGTGCGGGCCGTCGCCGATGACGCCGCTGGTGCGCAGCGCGCGGCGGGTGGCCGGGATGCCGGTGTCGCCCGCCAGGCCGGTGGCGTCGTTCGCCTCGGGGAACGGCGGCAGCGTCGGTACGGTGTCGTCGGGCCTGATGTCGCCGGTCAGCGCGATCTTCGAGGTGGCCCCGCGGCTGCCGGCCGCTCCTCTTCCCGGTACGGCGTGGCGGCCTGCGTGCTCGCGCGCTGGAACCGTGCCCGGCCCTTCGCCTCGCGGTCGCGGGCGACGGTGGACCAGTCGGTGCCCGCCGGGTTCGACGGGAACAGCAGCAGCGGGTCGGGTGGAGCCGCGCGACGGCTGGAGGTTGGGCGGTGGCGGCGGTCTGGCCGGCCGGAAGCAGTGCGGCGGCGACCCCGGCCGCGAGCACACCGGATGAACGTCTTCCCATGGTGTTTCCCCCCGGTGTCCGGTGTTCCCGGAAGTTCCGGGAAGCGCCGGGAGCGGCCGCAGGGTTCGGGTTCGGGTTCGGCCGAGTTCGGCCCGTTCGTGCCGGCGCGGAGGCGGCCGTTCGGGCAGTAGGGGCCTGCCGACCCGGCCGCACGCCGGTGCGGGCGCTAGTCGGCCTGGTGCGCGTGCTGCGTCGACGCGGCCCGGACCAGCGCCTCGTCGACCGAGGCGAACACGCTCAACAACGGCGCGATGGCGGTCAGCTGGATCGGCCTCAGCACGGCCCGCCGGGTCGCCACGACGGCCAGCACGTCGACGCGGCGGCGCGTCTCCAGCAGCAGCGACAGGCCGGCGGAGCTGAAGAAGCCGACCTCGGACAGGTCGAGGACCACGGCGGACGACGGCTCCGACAGGCCGGCGTCGAGGGCGGCGCGGACCTCGGGCACGGTGTCCGAGTCGAGCTCACCCGTCACGCCGATGACCAGGACATCACCCGCACGTGTGACACGGATGTCGAGGATCGGTGAGGGTTGCCCCATCGGCTCAGGCACGACGACTCCTCGGTGCGATGCGTGGTCGAACCACAGTTGTACCAGGCCGGCGACACCCGGTGGGCGCTGCCGAACCCCGGGTGGTCAGCCGCGCCCCGGTCGTCCCAACCGGCGGACCGCGGCGACGATGTCGCTGTTCGACGCCCCCTTGACCAGGTGCTCGCCGACCCCGGCCGACTGGAACTCCCGGAACGTCTCCCGGTCGGTGAACGCCGACAGCGCGAGGATGCCCGTGTTCGGCCACCGCAGCCTGATCTCCCGCGCGGCACGGCCGCCGCCACCGCCGGGCATGCGGACGTCGAGCACGACGACGGCGGGCGAGTGGCGTTCGACGAGCTCGATCGCCTCGTCCGCGTCCCGCGCCACCGCGACGACCTCGAAGTCCGGCTCGGCGTCGAGCACCTCGCGCAGCGCGTCGCGGATCATCGGGTCGTCGTCGGAGATCACCACCCTGAGCTTGGCATCGGTCACGGTGCGCCCCCGTGCGACGCGGGGACCCAGAACCGCACCAGCGCACCACCGCCCGGGCTCTCGCTCACCGACCACCACCCGCCCGCCGTCTCCGCGCGCTCCCGCATCTCGATCATGCCGAAGTGGTCGGACGCCCGGCCGTCGGACGGCTCGCCGGCACCGGACCCGACCCCCACGCCGTCGTCCGCGATCTCGACCAGCGTGCCGTCGTCGACGGAGGTCAGCGACACCTCCACGGCCGAGGCGCGCGCGTGCTTGCGGATGTTGGCCAGTGCTTCCTGGCAGATGCGGAAGATCGTGACGGCGGACTCGGCGGGCGGCTCGTGGTCCAGCTCGTGCCGAAGCCGGTAGGTCATGCCCGACGCGCCGGCCACGTCGGTGAGGTGGTGGTCCAGCGCCTGCACCAGGCTGTGCCGGTCGAGCTCCGGCGGGCGCAGCCGGAACACCAGGTTGCGCAGCCGCCCGATGCACGCGCGCACGGCCTCGTCGAGCTGCCGCACGACCGCGGCGTCCTCGGGTGGCAGCCGGTTGGCCAGCAGTTGCAGCCGCATGCCGACCGCGACCATGGACTGGATCGAGTCGTCGTGCACGTCCCACGCGATGCGGCGGCGTTCCAGCTCCTGCGCCTCCACCAGGTGGCCGACCAGCCTGCGCTGCTCGACCACGGTCTGCTCGACCCGCCGGTGCTCGGTCATGTCCCGGGTGACCTTGGCGAACCCGCGCAGCTCGCCGGACGGGCCGAACAGGGCGGTGATCACGACGTTGGCCCAGAACCGGGTGCCGTCCTTGCGCAGCCGCCAGCCCTCGTCCTCGAACCGGCCGGCGTCGACGGCCACCTCCAGCTCGCGCCACGGCTTGCGCGCCACCAGGTCCTCGGGCGGGTAGAAGACGGAGAAGTGCTCGCCGAGGATGTCGTCGGCGGTGTAGCCCTTGATCAGCTCGGCCCCGGCGTTCCAGCTCACGATCCGGCCGGTCGGGTCCAGCATGAAGATCGCGTAGTCCAGCACGCTGTCCACCAGCAGGCGGTACGCGTCCTCGGTCGGGTGTTCGAAGTCGCGTTCGGCGGGGTGGTCGGCCGGCATGGCGACACTGTGCACCATGGTCCGCGCGGGTGCCACGGGCCCGGTGTCAGAGCGTGCCGGGGAGCGCTTCGGCGCTCATCTCGCACCAGACGACCTTGCCGCCGCGATCGGGGACGGCGCCCCACGCGTTGGTCAACCGCGAGATGAGCTGCATGCCCCACCCGCCGACGGTCGCCGACAGCCGCGGGAGCACCGGACTGCCGTCCGCGACCTCGATCCGAAGCCTGTGCACGTCGCCCGCCAGCCGGATCACCGGGATGGTGGTGGTGTGCCGCAGGGCGTTGGACACCAGCTCGGAGACCACGAGCACGACGTCGCTGTGATCACCGGCGTAGCCCAGGTCGGCGAGGGTCTTGCGGACGAAGTCACGGGCCAGGCCCGCGGCGCCCCGGTCGATCGGCGCGCTGAACTCCACGACCGGGCCAGACACCGAGAGGTCCACGGTCACAGACTGCGGTATCCGACCGGTTCGCGCCCAGACGCACCGACACCGTCGTGCCTGGTGCACGTGCACTAGTCCAGCAGGCCGTCGCGGCGGGCGATCGCCACGGCCTCGAGCTTCGACCGGGCCCCGAGCTTCTCCAGCACCCGCTGCACGTGGTTGCGCACGGTGTTGCGGGCCACGCCCATGCGCGCGCCCATCTCCTCCGTGCTCGCGCCCGCGGCCATCAGGACCAACGCCTCCCGCTCGCGGACCGTGAGCGGGACCACGCCCGACTTGGCCCGCCCGGTGAGCTGGTCCAGCACGCCGCCGAGCAGCCCGCCGTCGAACACGACCTCACCGGCCGCCACCCGCAGCACGGCGTCGGTCAGCTCCTCCAGCCGGGCCGACTTGAGCACCAGGCCCGCCGCACCCGCCTCGGCGGCCCGCGCGGCGACGGACACGGTCGCCTCGCCGGTCAGCACCAGCACCCGCGCGCCCCACTCCTCGAACCGCCCGATCGCGTCCAGGCCGTCGCCGTCGGGCAGCCGGCGGTCCAGCAGCACGACGTCGGGCCGGTGCCGCCGGACCTCGGTCACGGCGGCGGCCACCGAGCCGACCGTGGCGACGACCTCGACTTCGCCCGAGTCCGCCCACGCCAGCCGGATCGCCTCGGCCACCATGTGGTGGTCCTCCACCAGGACCGCGCGGACGACAGGACGGGACGGGTGGGGTGGGTGCGCCATGCTGTGCAGATCCTCGTCGCTGGTCCGAGCACCCACCCTAGACCCACGACGCCGTCGGGACCGGTCAGCGGGCCGGAAGATCGCCGCTGCGGGGGAGGCCGAGCGCCGACAGGTCCAGCCGGGCCACCCGCTCGGGGTCGGCCAGCACGTCGATCGCGACGATCCGGCCGCCGCTGACCGTGAAGCCCATGACCGACGCGGGCCTGCCACCGGGCGCGGTGAGGATGCCCATACCGCCGTTGACCAGGACGAGCCGGCTGACGCCCTCGGGCCGGCGGAACAGGAGCGCCCGGCGGGCGACCTCCGCCGCGCCGCGCACGGTCGCCGTCAGGTCCGGGTTGAGCGCCCCGAAGTCGACGCGCAGCACGACCTCGGGGTCGAGGACTTCGAGCAGCGCCTCGAAGTCGCCGTTGCGGGCGGCGGCGGTGAACGCGGTCACCACCTCCCGCTGGCGGGGCAGGTCGTCCGGGACCGGCGCGCCGCCCCGGACCCGCTTGCGGGCGCGGCTGGCCAGTTGGCGTGCCGCGGCCGGGGTGCGGCCGACGATCGGGGCGATGTCGTCGAACGGGACGGCGAACAGGTCGTGCAGCACGAACGCCAGCCGTTCGGCGGGCGTCAACGTCTCCAGCACCACCAGCAGGGCCAGGCCGACGGAGTCCGCCAGCACCGCCTCGTGCTCGGGGTCGCCGCCCTCGTCCGGGTCAACCACCGGGTCGGGCACGCGCACGTCCAGCGGGTCCTCGCGCCGCGAGGCGCGCGAGCGCAGCATGTCCAGGCAGACCCGGCCGACGACGGTGGTCAGCCAACCGGTGAGGTTGGCGACCGCGTCGGTGTCCGAGCGCTGCAGCCGCACCCACGCCTCCTGCACGGCGTCCTCGGCCTCGCTCATCGAGCCGAGCACCCGGTAGGCCACCGCCCTGAGGTGGCCGCGGTCGGCCTCGAAGCGGGTCGCGAGAAGTTCGTCGTCGATCACTGTCACATCCTCCGTGCTCGGTCCGTCAGGGAGGTGACGGACCGGACGAGCACGATGTGACAGGAACGAGGACCGGCATGCGAGCACGGATGAACCACCCCGCCGCCACCCTGCCCGGCACGATGGAGGCGCTGATCGCGCTGGGCAGGACGGCGCAGCAAGCCGGGCTGCCGCAGTCGTTGATGGAGCTGGTCAACCTGCGGGCGTCGCAGATCAACGGGTGCGGCGTGTGCGTGGACATGCACGGCAAGGCGCTGCGGAAGGCCGGTGAGTCCGACGAGCGGATCGTCGCGGTCGGCGCGTGGCGGGACACCCCGTACTACACGGAGGCGGAACGCGCGGCCCTGGCGCTGGCCGAGGCCGTGACGCGGCTGTCCGACCGCCCCGACCCCGTGCCGGACGCGGTGTGGCAGGAGGCCGCGGAGCACTACGACGAGCGGCAGCTCTCGGCGTTGTTGGTCGCCGTCGCCACGGTCAACGTGTGGAACCGCCTCAACGCGGCCACCAAGCAGGTGGCGGGCGCCTGGGGCTGATCACCGGCGTCCGGGAAACTCCTCGGAGAAACCTCGGACGTCGTGTCGGATCGGGGTCGTGGTGTTCGTAGCAGTGGTGAGGCCGCCCGCAGGGGGCCGGCCGGCACCACGGGAGGAAGCGCGGACATGAAGCTGACCACCATGACCCAGGTCACGCTCGACGGGGTGATGCAGGGCAACGGCCACGTCTCGGACGACCGCCGGAACGGGTTCGAGCGCGGCGGGTGGGCCATCGGGAAGGCCGACGACGAGACCCACGCGTTCATCAACGAGACCTACCGGCGCGCCGACGCGTTCCTGTTCGGCCGGCGGACCTACGAGTTGTTCGCCGGCTTGTGGGGGTCCTGGGCGGAACGGGACGTGCCCGGCTGGGAGCCCGTCCTGCGGGCGCTGAACGCCCGGCCCAAGTACGTGGTGTCCGGCACGCTCACCGACCCGGCGTGGTCGGGCACCACCGTGCTGTCCGGGGACGTCGTGGCCGCCGTCCGGGACCTGAAGCGCGAGGCGGCGGGCGACCTGCAGGTGCACGGCAGCGGCGCGCTGATCCGGTCCTTGCTGGAGCACGACCTGGTCGACGAGATGATCCTGGTCGTCGTGCCGGTGGTCCTCGGCCAGGGCACGCGGTTGTTCCCGGAGACGGGCCCGGACCTCGCGCTCGACCTGGTCGAGTCGCGGGTCGATGCGAAGGGCGTGACGATCCAGGTCCACCGTCCGGCCGGGCGTCCGCGGTACGCGGCGGCCTGAAGTCCCCACCCCCGACACCCGCGGAAAGGAATCCCGATGCAGTACCTGGTTTCGGTCATCGACGACAAGAGCAACCCCGGCAGCACGGACCGGCAGCCCGCGATCAGCGCGTTCAACGAACGGCTGATCGCCGAGGGCCACTGGGTCTTCGCGGGCGGGCTCGCGGACACCGACGCGGCCACGGTGGTCGACAACCGGGGCGAGCAGGCCGTGTTCAGCGACGGGCCGTTCGTCGAGTCGAAGGAGTACCTCGCCGGCGTGTGGGTGTGGGAGGCCCCCGACCTGGACGTGGCGCTCAAGCTCGCCGCCGAGGCGTCGCAGGTCTGCGACCGCAAGATCGAGGTGCGGCCGTTCCGGTGAGCCACGCGGAGCGGGCGGTCACGCGGGCCCACCGCGAGGAGTGGGCCCGCGTCGTCGCCGCGGTGACCAGGCGCTTCGGTGACCTCGACCTCGCCGAGGAGTCGGCCGCCGAGGCGTTCGCGGTCGCCGTCGAGCGGTGGCCCGCCGACGGCGTGCCGCCCAACCCCGGCGCGTGGCTGACCACCACCGCCAACCACAAGGCCATCGACCGGATCCGGCGCGAGAGCAAGCGCGACGAGAAGCAGAAGGAGGCACGGGTGGTGCACGACGACAGCCCGCCGGAGCCTCTCGGCGTCATCGACGACGACCGGCTGCGGCTGATCTTCACCTGCTGCCACCCGGCGCTGGCGGTGCAAGCGCGCCTGGCGCTGACGTTGCGCATGGTCGGCGGGCTGACCGTGCCGGAGATCGCCCGCGCCTTCCTGGTGTCCGAGAACACCGTGGGGCAGCGGATCACGCGCGCGAAGGCCAAGGTCAAGGCGGCGCGCATCCCGTACCGCGTGCCGTCCGCCGACGACCTCCCGGCCCGCGTCTCCGGCGTGCTGACCGTCCTGTTCCTCGTGTTCAACGAGGGCTACCTGGCCACCGGGCCCGACACCGACCCGGTGCGCCAGGACCTCACCGCGGAGGCGATCCGGCTCACCCGCCTGATCCGTTCACTGCTGCCCGACGACGGCGAGGTGGCCGGGTTGCTGGCGCTCATGCTGCTGATCGAGGCGCGCCGCCCGGCCCGGGTCTCGGCCGGCGGCGAACTGGTCCCGCTGGCGGAGCAGGACCGCGGGGCGTGGGACGCGGAGTTGATCGGCGAGGGCCACCGGTTGGTGCGCTCCCGCCTCGCCGCGGCCGCCGCCGGCGTCGCTCCCGGGCGGTACCAGATCCTGGCCGCGATCAACGCCGTGCACACCTCGGCCCGCGACATCCGCGACACCGACTGGTCGCAGGTCCTCGCCCTCTACGACCAGCTCGTCCGGGTCGACCCCTCGCCGATGGTCGCGCTCAACCGGGCGATCGCGGTCGCCGAACTCGACGGACCGGAGGTGGCCCTGGCGGCCGTCGACCGCCTCGAACCCGTGTTGTCCGGCTACCACGCCTACCACGTCACGCGGGCCGACCTGCTGCGCCGGCTGGGTCGCAGCCGGGAGTCGCGCGTGGCGTACGACCGGGCCATCGAGCTGGCCGGCAACACCGCCGAAACCGCCTACCTGACCCGCCGCCGCGACCAACTGGGGTAGTGGACGGTGCTAGTGGACCGTCTTGGTCGACGGGTACCACGCGTCGCCGACGGGTTCGCCCGCGAGGTTCCAACTCCACGAGACGGTCGGCGTGATGCGC is a window from the Saccharothrix saharensis genome containing:
- a CDS encoding STAS domain-containing protein, with protein sequence MPEPMGQPSPILDIRVTRAGDVLVIGVTGELDSDTVPEVRAALDAGLSEPSSAVVLDLSEVGFFSSAGLSLLLETRRRVDVLAVVATRRAVLRPIQLTAIAPLLSVFASVDEALVRAASTQHAHQAD
- a CDS encoding response regulator — encoded protein: MTDAKLRVVISDDDPMIRDALREVLDAEPDFEVVAVARDADEAIELVERHSPAVVVLDVRMPGGGGGRAAREIRLRWPNTGILALSAFTDRETFREFQSAGVGEHLVKGASNSDIVAAVRRLGRPGRG
- a CDS encoding PAS domain-containing sensor histidine kinase; the protein is MPADHPAERDFEHPTEDAYRLLVDSVLDYAIFMLDPTGRIVSWNAGAELIKGYTADDILGEHFSVFYPPEDLVARKPWRELEVAVDAGRFEDEGWRLRKDGTRFWANVVITALFGPSGELRGFAKVTRDMTEHRRVEQTVVEQRRLVGHLVEAQELERRRIAWDVHDDSIQSMVAVGMRLQLLANRLPPEDAAVVRQLDEAVRACIGRLRNLVFRLRPPELDRHSLVQALDHHLTDVAGASGMTYRLRHELDHEPPAESAVTIFRICQEALANIRKHARASAVEVSLTSVDDGTLVEIADDGVGVGSGAGEPSDGRASDHFGMIEMRERAETAGGWWSVSESPGGGALVRFWVPASHGGAP
- a CDS encoding ATP-binding protein — translated: MSGPVVEFSAPIDRGAAGLARDFVRKTLADLGYAGDHSDVVLVVSELVSNALRHTTTIPVIRLAGDVHRLRIEVADGSPVLPRLSATVGGWGMQLISRLTNAWGAVPDRGGKVVWCEMSAEALPGTL
- a CDS encoding response regulator transcription factor, translated to MAHPPHPSRPVVRAVLVEDHHMVAEAIRLAWADSGEVEVVATVGSVAAAVTEVRRHRPDVVLLDRRLPDGDGLDAIGRFEEWGARVLVLTGEATVSVAARAAEAGAAGLVLKSARLEELTDAVLRVAAGEVVFDGGLLGGVLDQLTGRAKSGVVPLTVREREALVLMAAGASTEEMGARMGVARNTVRNHVQRVLEKLGARSKLEAVAIARRDGLLD
- a CDS encoding sigma-70 family RNA polymerase sigma factor gives rise to the protein MIDDELLATRFEADRGHLRAVAYRVLGSMSEAEDAVQEAWVRLQRSDTDAVANLTGWLTTVVGRVCLDMLRSRASRREDPLDVRVPDPVVDPDEGGDPEHEAVLADSVGLALLVVLETLTPAERLAFVLHDLFAVPFDDIAPIVGRTPAAARQLASRARKRVRGGAPVPDDLPRQREVVTAFTAAARNGDFEALLEVLDPEVVLRVDFGALNPDLTATVRGAAEVARRALLFRRPEGVSRLVLVNGGMGILTAPGGRPASVMGFTVSGGRIVAIDVLADPERVARLDLSALGLPRSGDLPAR
- a CDS encoding carboxymuconolactone decarboxylase family protein, which produces MRARMNHPAATLPGTMEALIALGRTAQQAGLPQSLMELVNLRASQINGCGVCVDMHGKALRKAGESDERIVAVGAWRDTPYYTEAERAALALAEAVTRLSDRPDPVPDAVWQEAAEHYDERQLSALLVAVATVNVWNRLNAATKQVAGAWG
- a CDS encoding dihydrofolate reductase family protein, which codes for MKLTTMTQVTLDGVMQGNGHVSDDRRNGFERGGWAIGKADDETHAFINETYRRADAFLFGRRTYELFAGLWGSWAERDVPGWEPVLRALNARPKYVVSGTLTDPAWSGTTVLSGDVVAAVRDLKREAAGDLQVHGSGALIRSLLEHDLVDEMILVVVPVVLGQGTRLFPETGPDLALDLVESRVDAKGVTIQVHRPAGRPRYAAA
- a CDS encoding YciI family protein, which gives rise to MQYLVSVIDDKSNPGSTDRQPAISAFNERLIAEGHWVFAGGLADTDAATVVDNRGEQAVFSDGPFVESKEYLAGVWVWEAPDLDVALKLAAEASQVCDRKIEVRPFR
- a CDS encoding RNA polymerase sigma factor produces the protein MSHAERAVTRAHREEWARVVAAVTRRFGDLDLAEESAAEAFAVAVERWPADGVPPNPGAWLTTTANHKAIDRIRRESKRDEKQKEARVVHDDSPPEPLGVIDDDRLRLIFTCCHPALAVQARLALTLRMVGGLTVPEIARAFLVSENTVGQRITRAKAKVKAARIPYRVPSADDLPARVSGVLTVLFLVFNEGYLATGPDTDPVRQDLTAEAIRLTRLIRSLLPDDGEVAGLLALMLLIEARRPARVSAGGELVPLAEQDRGAWDAELIGEGHRLVRSRLAAAAAGVAPGRYQILAAINAVHTSARDIRDTDWSQVLALYDQLVRVDPSPMVALNRAIAVAELDGPEVALAAVDRLEPVLSGYHAYHVTRADLLRRLGRSRESRVAYDRAIELAGNTAETAYLTRRRDQLG